A section of the Schistosoma haematobium chromosome ZW, whole genome shotgun sequence genome encodes:
- a CDS encoding hypothetical protein (EggNog:ENOG410W2KP~COG:S) has translation MPVYRFEGDVNINCVYSPGTWLINRDNLYLTIEVFGITKRTRLLNAIFPLLIHEKFSFDKTFYTALSACNVVDRLEDYTVTIEIRQIADVYLGGTLLAYYSTNAKEFFSPCSKMCLRTIPKRDLLLLKTIDFPGVSPRLEYSVSSAIKCHPASCYCTCCYSLPQCCCYDPCLYKPLTPTPSYHRATVNSALRCRYPESDGSKCIVASDTASHIAKSQSASRTSRSPKRGANVDGPYSYRPQCRPRSLSARSRQNYNEISPVNSLSTWDLRERTIRDAQDRSDRYWHLYRFWQNEYDRLRLQRC, from the exons ATGCCAGTGTATAGATTTGAAGGCGATGTAAACATAAACTGT GTTTACTCTCCCGGAACATGGCTTATTAATCGAGACAATCTATATTTGACCATAGAGGTTTTTGGAATAACTAAAAGAACACGCTTGCTCAACGCCATATTCCCACTCCTCATCCACGAAAAGTTTTCATTCGATAAG ACTTTTTATACCGCTCTTTCTGCCTGCAACGTTGTGGATAGATTAGAAG ATTACACGGTAACAATTGAGATAAGACAGATTGCTGATGTTTATCTTGGAGGGACACTTTTAGCATATTACTCGACGAATGCTAAGGAATTTTTCTCTCCATGTTCGAAAATGTGTTTGAGAACTATTCCCAAGAGAGATTTGCTGTTGCTTAAGACGATTGATTTTCCA GGTGTTTCCCCAAGACTAGAATATTCTGTTAGTTCTGCTATCaaatgtcacccagcttcatgtTATTGCACTTGCTGT TATTCTTTGCCACAGTGCTGCTGTTATGATCC ATGTCTTTACAAGCCATTAACACCGACGCCAAGTTATCATCGAGCCACAGTCAACAGTGCTTTGAGATGCCGTTATCCTGAATCTGATGGGTCTAAATGCATTGTAGCATCTGATACTGCTAGTCATATAGCGAAGTCACAAAGTGCTTCAAGAACCTCTAGAAGCCCAAAGAGA GGGGCTAATGTAGATGGGCCATATTCGTACAGACCTCAGTGTCGACCAAGATCATTGTCTGCGCGTAGTCGTCAAA ATTACAATGAAATTTCG CCTGTTAACTCATTATCCACATGGGATCTACGTGAACGGACAATTCGAGATGCACAAGATCGCAg TGATCGTTATTGGCATTTGTATCGATTTTGGCAAAATGAATATGATCGATTACGTTTACAAAGATGttga